A single Chloracidobacterium sp. DNA region contains:
- the ada gene encoding bifunctional DNA-binding transcriptional regulator/O6-methylguanine-DNA methyltransferase Ada, giving the protein MENVIFWQAVEANDSRFDGVFFFGVRTTGIYCRPSCRARLPKRENVEFYPNAKLAEDDGFRACLRCVPQNMGEPDTRTVKILRACELIDANDAVTLDRLASELDVSPYHLQRSFKQIIGVSPKKYAEAKRMERFKRQVRGGSDIVTAIYESGFGSSSRLYEKAWESLGMTPSEYKKGGKGMMINYTVTDCKLGRLLVAATSNGLCAVAFADTDTELVQNLRLEYPNADIAEDVAILKRYVQEVLEHLAGDKSPFALPLDVRATAFQLQVWELLRRIPFGETVSYGQIAEMLGDKKKVRAVARACATNRVAVVIPCHRVVAADGKLSGYRWGIERKRKLLELELELKGKQRGVQD; this is encoded by the coding sequence ATGGAAAACGTGATCTTTTGGCAGGCGGTAGAAGCAAATGATTCGCGGTTTGATGGTGTATTCTTTTTCGGCGTAAGGACAACAGGGATATATTGCAGACCGTCTTGCCGGGCTCGGTTGCCGAAGCGTGAGAACGTCGAGTTTTATCCCAACGCAAAACTGGCGGAGGACGACGGTTTCAGAGCCTGTCTCCGGTGTGTTCCACAAAATATGGGTGAGCCCGATACGCGGACAGTCAAGATATTGCGTGCTTGCGAGCTGATCGATGCAAATGATGCCGTGACTCTGGACCGTCTCGCGAGTGAACTGGACGTAAGTCCGTACCACCTACAGCGGAGTTTTAAGCAGATCATTGGTGTCAGTCCCAAGAAATATGCCGAAGCAAAGCGGATGGAGCGTTTCAAGCGTCAGGTCCGCGGCGGCAGCGATATCGTGACCGCGATATACGAATCGGGCTTTGGATCGAGTAGCCGGCTGTATGAAAAGGCGTGGGAAAGCCTGGGGATGACGCCAAGTGAATATAAGAAGGGCGGTAAGGGAATGATGATAAATTACACGGTAACAGATTGTAAGCTTGGCCGCCTTTTGGTCGCCGCGACATCAAACGGACTCTGTGCCGTGGCTTTTGCAGATACAGATACTGAGCTTGTGCAAAACCTGAGGTTAGAGTATCCAAATGCTGATATTGCTGAAGATGTGGCCATACTGAAACGATATGTTCAGGAAGTACTTGAACACCTCGCCGGCGATAAAAGTCCTTTTGCATTGCCGCTCGATGTCCGGGCGACGGCCTTTCAGTTGCAGGTCTGGGAGTTGCTGAGACGCATACCTTTTGGCGAAACAGTTTCGTATGGTCAGATCGCAGAAATGCTCGGGGACAAGAAAAAGGTTCGTGCCGTTGCCCGTGCGTGTGCGACCAATCGTGTTGCGGTTGTGATCCCTTGCCACCGAGTCGTGGCCGCTGACGGCAAGCTAAGTGGATACCGTTGGGGCATTGAACGAAAACGAAAACTACTTGAACTCGAATTGGAGCTCAAGGGCAAACAACGTGGCGTGCAGGACTGA
- a CDS encoding DNA primase has product MLYPQYFIDDLKNRADLVRIIQPYAQDLKKKGANWMACCPFHQEKTPSFSVNPSKGFYKCFGCGKGGTAYNFLMEMEGLNFPEAVKRVAEISGVMLPEPIDDANYERGRKQREEKKQLADQIIELNQIALDHWEKELQGKSKKAKEARAYLETRGISDEVQKQFRIGFAHDSWDDLLSVLRDYGADEKLIVQSGLVSVNEEKERTFDRFRGRIMFPVLDVNGRPVAFGARSLDPEDQPKYLNSPETPAYTKGEHLYGLFQAKDEIRKKKFAILVEGYLDLIALAQFGITNVAASLGTAFTPQQAKVIKRFTENIVITYDSDEAGAKAAKKIMSSLLFAGFELKVLQLPDKLDPDDFIRRDGAEKFNQLRGQAPSILDFLITRMPTEYNLSNNQQRIKFIEEVMPICASFRSTNKGRAAHRQFFDQLMLAMRVDDPGTRREWWNSMKEAVRTDARGNQPIEITGIRKAPRGKITIAERRLLELLVFDRDLRDAIIPQLEPSDYQDLATAELFDAFIAITRDKMDVSQETILEHIGDDETSVDLAHLLLKGEPRREKDEVMDAVLTEAENCVFTLRNMAIANRIVEISRDAVMAEQSGNSELFSQLTYEQLELEKIRRELQRQTTEL; this is encoded by the coding sequence ATGCTCTACCCACAATATTTCATTGACGATCTGAAAAACCGTGCCGATTTAGTGCGGATAATACAGCCGTATGCTCAGGATCTGAAGAAGAAAGGGGCGAATTGGATGGCGTGTTGTCCGTTTCATCAGGAAAAGACTCCGTCATTCTCGGTCAATCCGAGCAAGGGTTTTTACAAATGTTTCGGCTGCGGCAAGGGCGGTACGGCATACAACTTTCTGATGGAGATGGAGGGATTGAACTTCCCTGAGGCGGTCAAGCGTGTCGCCGAGATCTCGGGCGTGATGCTGCCGGAGCCGATAGATGATGCGAACTATGAACGCGGCCGAAAGCAGCGTGAGGAAAAAAAGCAGTTGGCTGATCAGATCATCGAGCTCAATCAGATCGCACTCGATCACTGGGAAAAAGAGCTGCAAGGCAAAAGTAAAAAGGCAAAAGAGGCTCGGGCTTATCTCGAGACCCGAGGCATCTCAGACGAGGTTCAAAAACAGTTTCGCATCGGCTTTGCACACGATAGCTGGGATGATCTGCTGTCTGTTTTACGCGATTACGGTGCCGACGAAAAACTCATCGTACAGTCCGGCCTTGTCTCCGTAAACGAAGAAAAAGAACGCACCTTTGACCGTTTTCGCGGACGGATAATGTTCCCTGTTCTTGACGTTAATGGCCGTCCGGTCGCCTTTGGTGCACGTTCGCTCGACCCAGAGGACCAGCCAAAATATCTCAACTCGCCCGAGACGCCCGCCTACACTAAGGGCGAGCATCTTTATGGCCTGTTTCAGGCGAAAGACGAGATCCGCAAAAAGAAATTCGCCATCCTAGTCGAAGGTTATCTCGACCTGATTGCCCTCGCCCAGTTTGGAATAACGAACGTCGCTGCCAGCCTCGGCACGGCCTTTACGCCTCAGCAAGCCAAAGTGATTAAACGGTTTACAGAAAACATTGTAATTACTTATGACAGTGACGAGGCAGGAGCAAAAGCAGCAAAGAAGATCATGAGTTCATTGCTATTCGCTGGATTCGAATTGAAAGTACTGCAGTTACCCGACAAGCTTGACCCCGATGACTTCATCCGTAGGGACGGGGCTGAAAAGTTTAATCAGTTGCGTGGGCAAGCACCGTCAATTCTGGACTTTCTCATTACGAGGATGCCAACAGAATACAATCTTTCCAATAATCAGCAACGGATCAAGTTCATTGAAGAGGTGATGCCGATTTGTGCCTCGTTTCGAAGCACCAACAAGGGACGTGCTGCCCATCGACAGTTTTTCGATCAACTAATGCTTGCTATGCGAGTCGATGATCCCGGAACGCGTCGTGAATGGTGGAATTCAATGAAGGAAGCGGTTCGTACGGATGCGCGAGGCAATCAGCCTATTGAGATTACAGGGATCCGCAAAGCACCTAGAGGCAAGATCACTATCGCAGAACGCCGTTTGTTGGAACTACTCGTTTTTGACCGCGACCTTCGTGACGCTATCATTCCGCAACTTGAGCCCAGCGATTACCAAGACCTTGCTACAGCCGAGCTTTTCGATGCATTTATTGCTATCACTCGCGATAAAATGGATGTTTCGCAAGAGACGATCCTCGAGCATATCGGCGACGATGAAACGTCTGTCGACCTTGCCCATCTGCTGCTAAAGGGCGAACCGAGACGCGAAAAGGACGAGGTGATGGACGCAGTCCTTACCGAAGCGGAAAATTGCGTATTCACACTTAGAAATATGGCGATCGCAAATCGAATTGTTGAGATCAGCCGCGACGCTGTTATGGCTGAACAGTCGGGCAATAGCGAGCTTTTTAGCCAACTCACCTACGAACAGCTCGAACTCGAAAAAATAAGGCGTGAATTACAGCGGCAGACCACTGAATTGTGA
- a CDS encoding DUF427 domain-containing protein, producing the protein MKAIWNRTILAESDKTIVVEGNHYFPADSLVKEHFSPSETHTVCGWKGTASYYDVDAGGTTNKDAAWYYPDAKSDAKNIEGYIAFWKGVTVI; encoded by the coding sequence ATGAAAGCAATATGGAACCGGACGATTTTGGCAGAGAGTGACAAAACGATAGTTGTCGAAGGGAACCATTATTTTCCCGCCGACTCGCTAGTCAAAGAACATTTTTCACCTTCGGAGACACACACGGTCTGCGGGTGGAAAGGCACGGCAAGCTATTACGATGTTGACGCCGGCGGTACCACCAATAAGGACGCTGCTTGGTACTATCCGGACGCCAAATCTGACGCTAAGAACATCGAGGGATACATAGCCTTTTGGAAGGGAGTAACTGTTATCTAG
- a CDS encoding thiol-disulfide oxidoreductase DCC family protein encodes MSSIILFDGVCNFCNGAVNFIIRHDSEKKFRFAPLQSEIGQQLKKEHNIGDDIDSIILVEGERAYTHSTAGLRIAKGLGGIWSVGYGFIIVPGSIRDLAYRIFAKYRYRLFGRQDACMLPTPDVRERFFG; translated from the coding sequence ATGAGCTCGATCATTCTCTTTGACGGCGTATGTAACTTCTGCAACGGCGCCGTTAACTTCATTATTCGACACGACAGCGAAAAGAAGTTTAGATTTGCTCCGCTGCAGTCCGAAATAGGCCAGCAATTGAAAAAAGAGCACAATATTGGGGACGACATCGATTCGATAATCTTAGTCGAGGGTGAGCGGGCATATACGCACTCCACCGCTGGCCTGCGAATCGCGAAAGGCCTGGGAGGCATCTGGTCGGTTGGATATGGGTTTATCATCGTGCCGGGATCTATCCGTGATCTGGCTTACAGGATCTTCGCGAAATATCGCTACCGACTGTTCGGCAGGCAAGACGCGTGCATGCTGCCAACTCCGGACGTTAGAGAACGATTTTTCGGGTGA
- a CDS encoding Smr/MutS family protein translates to MAYSLETLEFARLLELVSRNAQTPMGVDRFALLRPFTDRRSLETSLSAISETIKLNEEKQVTWSFSGLGDPSDAVAILKINNATLEPTLILEISRVCNQALFARSAIQPEKEFVPTLWQIVEHIPPTLLAVIDRINKKLLPGGEIDDKASPELARIRHEINLQRGRLTKSLESAMRAAGNAIQDEIVTMRNDRFVIPVKADFRGKVSGVAHGFSSSGSTVFVEPLDAIEANNELQNLKGKEEREIARILFALTEELREQLPAVELAVEAVAELDFIKAKVEFARKFRAVVPEITGDKTLDLTDARHPLLSAPPALAGGQNINELPSTRSPVYAGDSDWIVPNSFTLTDGRPVMIISGANAGGKTVVLKTAGLLSLMAISGLPVPASEARIPFYRSVLADIGDHQSLAANLSTFSSHMSNIASMIGECEPPSLVLLDEAGTGTDPEEGSALGVAIVDHFRQKGAQVIASTHYRGLKMYAANDPSVINASVEFDEKTLRPTYKLLLGLAGASSGIEIARRFGITQPVIDDARRHLDISAQEAEIYLKKLQTETKIATDLRIALEEEREATAMKYAALEVEAVKKEKARQKEFEGELAKAVDEFDRQSKAFIQTIEDKALKTRLDKERQSRKAELNRAVMAKVGSSSRGGSLHKGPGSNLHNPTSIPADTPLTVGSRVFTSFGNVGVIEKLDRDVAEVLVGGMRLREKVANLQLAETESPPSGNVPSKDRGSLITRDVDGGDAPAELNLIGKTTAEAEYEIDRFLDEAYMSSLPRVRIIHGFGTGALKNYVHHFLKNSDMVDRFEFAPSSQGGHGATIAELKQ, encoded by the coding sequence ATGGCTTACTCGCTCGAAACACTCGAATTTGCACGGCTGCTGGAACTGGTTAGCCGTAACGCCCAGACGCCGATGGGGGTCGATCGTTTTGCTTTACTTCGTCCGTTTACCGACCGTCGATCGCTTGAAACTTCCCTTTCGGCAATATCGGAAACGATCAAACTTAACGAAGAAAAACAGGTGACGTGGTCATTCAGCGGGCTCGGCGATCCATCGGATGCAGTAGCGATCCTGAAGATAAACAACGCGACACTCGAGCCGACATTAATCCTTGAGATCTCACGAGTTTGCAATCAGGCACTCTTCGCAAGGTCGGCGATCCAACCGGAAAAGGAGTTCGTGCCGACGTTGTGGCAGATCGTCGAACATATCCCGCCGACGCTACTCGCGGTGATCGACCGCATTAATAAAAAGCTCTTGCCGGGCGGCGAGATCGATGACAAAGCATCGCCGGAACTCGCCCGTATTCGCCACGAGATCAATCTGCAACGAGGTCGCCTAACCAAGTCGCTCGAGTCCGCAATGCGTGCTGCCGGCAATGCCATTCAGGACGAGATCGTCACGATGCGCAACGATCGATTTGTAATACCCGTAAAGGCCGATTTTCGCGGCAAGGTTTCGGGCGTCGCCCACGGCTTTTCGTCGTCGGGGTCGACCGTATTTGTCGAGCCATTGGATGCGATCGAGGCTAATAACGAGCTTCAAAACCTTAAAGGCAAAGAGGAGCGCGAGATCGCCCGTATCTTGTTTGCACTTACCGAAGAGCTTCGCGAGCAACTTCCGGCCGTCGAACTCGCCGTCGAGGCCGTGGCCGAACTCGATTTTATCAAAGCAAAGGTCGAATTTGCACGCAAATTCCGTGCTGTCGTGCCCGAGATAACCGGCGACAAAACCCTCGACCTGACCGATGCCCGGCATCCGCTACTGTCAGCCCCACCTGCGTTAGCGGGGGGCCAGAATATTAACGAACTGCCAAGTACGCGGTCGCCCGTTTACGCAGGCGACTCTGACTGGATCGTACCTAACTCGTTCACGCTAACTGACGGACGCCCGGTGATGATCATTTCGGGTGCCAATGCGGGCGGCAAGACCGTAGTTCTCAAGACCGCAGGATTGCTGAGCCTGATGGCGATATCGGGGTTGCCGGTACCCGCCAGTGAAGCTCGAATCCCCTTTTACCGCTCAGTTTTAGCGGATATCGGTGACCACCAATCGCTCGCCGCCAATCTCTCGACGTTCTCGTCGCATATGTCGAATATCGCTTCGATGATCGGCGAGTGTGAACCGCCGTCACTCGTCCTGCTTGACGAGGCCGGCACCGGCACGGACCCAGAGGAAGGCTCGGCTCTCGGCGTTGCCATCGTCGACCATTTTCGCCAAAAAGGGGCCCAAGTCATCGCTTCGACACATTATCGAGGCCTGAAGATGTACGCCGCCAATGACCCGAGCGTGATCAATGCATCCGTCGAATTTGACGAAAAGACCTTGCGGCCGACTTACAAACTACTGCTCGGCCTTGCCGGTGCGTCGTCGGGGATCGAGATCGCTCGGCGGTTTGGCATCACTCAGCCCGTCATCGACGACGCCCGCAGACATCTCGATATTTCAGCTCAGGAGGCCGAAATCTATCTCAAAAAGCTCCAGACGGAGACCAAGATCGCGACCGACCTTCGCATCGCGCTTGAGGAGGAACGCGAGGCGACGGCGATGAAATATGCTGCTCTCGAGGTTGAAGCCGTAAAAAAGGAAAAAGCCCGGCAGAAAGAGTTCGAAGGCGAGCTTGCCAAGGCAGTCGACGAATTTGACCGCCAGTCAAAGGCGTTTATCCAGACCATCGAGGACAAGGCACTAAAAACCCGCCTCGACAAGGAACGTCAATCGCGAAAGGCCGAGTTGAACCGTGCGGTTATGGCCAAGGTCGGAAGCTCATCGCGTGGTGGTAGTTTACACAAGGGTCCGGGATCAAATTTGCACAACCCAACGTCGATACCCGCAGACACTCCATTGACGGTTGGATCACGGGTGTTCACCTCATTCGGTAATGTGGGCGTTATCGAAAAGCTCGATCGGGATGTCGCCGAGGTACTCGTTGGCGGTATGCGACTGCGTGAGAAAGTCGCAAACCTCCAACTCGCCGAAACAGAATCTCCGCCGTCGGGCAACGTGCCTTCAAAAGATCGGGGCTCTTTGATAACGCGTGATGTCGACGGTGGCGATGCCCCCGCCGAACTCAACCTCATCGGCAAGACCACGGCAGAGGCGGAGTATGAGATCGATCGTTTTCTCGATGAAGCGTATATGTCCTCTCTGCCCCGCGTCCGCATCATCCACGGCTTTGGCACAGGCGCACTAAAGAATTACGTTCATCACTTTTTGAAGAACAGTGATATGGTCGATCGTTTCGAATTCGCCCCTTCATCACAGGGCGGCCACGGCGCTACAATTGCTGAGTTAAAGCAATAA
- a CDS encoding amidohydrolase family protein produces the protein MRSKLFLFAFAAISLFFANRAEAQSYAITNARIVTVSGTTIDKGTVVVRNGLIEAVGPNVSVPADAQVFDASGLTVYPGFIDAMTNLGMPAAAARTGGQGGGQMSQAPATAPTSNSVYPAGMRPEDEAIDDLRAGDSQFEANRNAGFTTVLTTGRVGIFNGRSALIDLTGDTVSAMIIRSPFAQHITFTTIGGGQYPGSLLGTFAAIRQIFYDAQRQQDIEKMYVANPRGMKRPAADRSLEALYPAINRDTPVVFTANREIDIIRALDLIKEFKLNGMIAGGAEAWKVADRLKAQNVTVLLTLNFPKRTTTASPDADPESMETLRSRAEASKCASKLASAGVKFAFQSDNMRSLSDFFTNAGKAVEAGLSKDAAIRAMTLGSAEILGVDKTTGSIEAGKIANLVVVKGDVFGKDRYVSHVFVDGKYYEQKEQPKREAGGTRNGGNVAPTAGISGTYAVTIDIPGQPMAATLTFVQVGAALNGTMVSQLGSSQIRSGKVSPEGFSFASSVEFGGAAIDITVSGKVTGDQISGSIDSPQGIVPFSGTKNP, from the coding sequence ATGAGATCAAAGCTCTTTTTGTTCGCATTTGCGGCGATAAGCTTGTTTTTTGCTAACCGGGCCGAGGCTCAGAGTTATGCGATCACCAATGCACGCATCGTAACGGTTTCCGGCACGACCATCGACAAGGGGACGGTAGTCGTCAGAAACGGACTGATCGAGGCCGTCGGGCCAAATGTCTCCGTACCGGCAGACGCTCAGGTGTTCGATGCAAGCGGTCTGACGGTATATCCGGGATTTATTGACGCAATGACCAATCTCGGCATGCCGGCGGCAGCGGCGAGAACCGGCGGTCAGGGCGGCGGACAGATGTCACAGGCTCCAGCAACCGCCCCGACGTCAAATTCGGTCTATCCGGCGGGAATGAGACCGGAGGATGAGGCGATCGATGATCTCCGTGCCGGTGATTCGCAGTTTGAGGCGAATCGAAACGCCGGATTTACGACGGTCTTGACTACTGGCCGGGTCGGAATCTTCAACGGTCGTTCTGCATTAATCGATCTCACGGGCGATACCGTTTCGGCTATGATTATCAGATCGCCATTCGCACAGCACATTACATTCACAACGATCGGCGGCGGGCAATATCCCGGTTCACTCTTAGGCACGTTTGCGGCGATCCGTCAGATATTCTATGACGCACAACGGCAGCAAGATATCGAAAAGATGTACGTAGCGAATCCGAGGGGAATGAAACGCCCTGCCGCGGACCGTTCGTTAGAGGCACTATATCCGGCGATCAACCGTGATACCCCTGTGGTCTTTACGGCCAACCGCGAGATCGACATTATTCGGGCTCTGGACCTTATAAAAGAATTCAAACTCAACGGGATGATCGCCGGCGGAGCCGAAGCGTGGAAAGTCGCCGACCGTCTCAAGGCTCAAAACGTCACGGTACTGCTTACATTAAATTTTCCGAAGCGAACAACGACTGCTTCGCCGGATGCCGATCCTGAGTCGATGGAAACATTGCGTTCGAGGGCCGAAGCTTCAAAATGTGCATCAAAACTGGCCTCGGCGGGAGTGAAATTTGCGTTTCAGTCCGACAATATGCGGTCGCTTAGTGATTTTTTCACAAATGCCGGCAAGGCTGTCGAAGCCGGTTTAAGCAAGGATGCCGCGATCCGGGCGATGACGCTTGGGTCCGCCGAAATACTCGGCGTAGATAAGACGACCGGCTCGATCGAGGCCGGCAAGATCGCCAACCTCGTTGTCGTAAAAGGCGACGTTTTCGGAAAAGACAGATATGTTTCACACGTTTTTGTCGATGGGAAGTACTACGAGCAAAAGGAACAGCCGAAACGCGAAGCTGGCGGCACACGGAATGGCGGTAACGTTGCTCCAACCGCCGGTATCTCGGGCACCTACGCTGTAACGATCGACATCCCCGGCCAGCCAATGGCGGCGACGCTGACATTTGTACAGGTCGGCGCCGCATTAAATGGAACGATGGTCTCACAACTTGGCAGTTCGCAGATCCGTAGCGGCAAGGTCTCACCCGAGGGCTTTTCGTTTGCCAGCAGTGTCGAATTTGGCGGAGCAGCGATCGACATCACGGTCAGCGGCAAGGTGACAGGTGATCAGATCAGCGGTTCGATCGATTCGCCGCAGGGCATTGTGCCGTTCTCCGGCACCAAAAACCCGTAG